Sequence from the Candidatus Palauibacter scopulicola genome:
GTACCTGTGGTGAACCTCACGGTCGGCTCCACGCCGGACACGACGTTCCCGTCCTCCTGCCTCGCCGTGACGCGGATGACCGGGGATGTGAGGCCGGGACGGATGATCAGGGTGTCAGTACCCGCCCACTCGTTGAAGTCGAGTTCGACGCCGCTGAGGTAGTCCTGGATGATCTTCCGCGTCTCGATGACCACGCTTGCGGCAATGGGCGCCGGCGGAGGCGGCGGTGCGGCCGGAGGGGCCGGCTCCGGCCCGGGGTCCAGCGTGTCGCCCCCGCTGCAGCCGGCAAGAAGGACGGCGACGCAGGCGCTGATCCGACGTGGTCCCTTCATGGCGCGCCGTGCTCTCGGGTTACTCGTGCTCCTCGAGGATGCTGCGGCTCGTGACCTCCACGACCTCGCCTTCCCAGCCCGGAGGCGGCTGGCAGGGGTTGGCGTCGTAGGCGGGATCGTTGGGCCGCGGCGCGCCGCCGGGAGGGGCGCCGGCGCCGGATGAGCCCATGAAGAACTTGCTGCCATCGGTGAACGTCACGTCGCGGCCGTTGGCGCGCTTGAGCGAGTGATCCTTCGCCTGGTAGCCGTCCACGATGAGTTCGGTGCCGGGCGCGAGGCAGTCGCGCTGCAGGCCGCGGCGCAGGAGCGTGTTCGGCGTCCCGCCCTCGACCATCCAGACCTCGGATCCTGCATCGGTTTCGACCTCGAGGTGAATCCAGGTGTGCGGGTTCACCCATTCGAGCCGCACGACGGCGCCCCGGAGCCGGATGGGGGCGTTCCGGTCGAACTCCGCCCCGAAGGCGTGGTGCGCGATCAGCGGCGCGGCGGCGGCGAGCGCGACCCCGCCCGCCAGGAGGTAAAGAGGCAGCTTCCTCATCGATCCCACCCGTGTCTCAACCAACGATCCGGCACGGCGACGCCGGTCCTGCATCCGCGCTCCAACGTAACAGCCGCCGGGGAGTTCCCGCGACGGGCCAGCCGCCCCCGGCTAGCGTTCCTGGGCGCGGGCACCGCTGAGCACGTTGGAGAGGGCGTAGTTGCCCTCGTGGCAGGCGTACTCGTAGAGCTGCCCGTCGAGGCGCGTGAAGGGCACTTCCCCGCCCCAGCTCTCGACGAATGTGTCCGGATCCTCGACCGTGAACTCGTAGTGGATCGTGTGCTCGTCCGCGCGCGTGAAGCGCTCCGTCACGGTCATCTTCTCCGAGCCCGGGCCGAACAGGTAGACGTAGGCCGCCATCTGGTCCGGATTCAGGTTCGTCGTGCGGACGACGAGCGTATCGCCCGCCCAGCGGCCCCATGATTCGCCGAACCATGGGCGCACGCCGTCCGCGCGCGGCTTCGGCTCGCCCATGCGGATGATGCGCACATCGTGCACCATCTCGGTCAGGATCATGATGTGTCCGGGCGTCTGCACGATGGTGTAGTTGTTGTTGTAGAAGTAGTTCGGCAGCATCGGCGGACCGGCGTTGGAGCCGAAGGAGAGGATGCAGCGCTCGCCGATGGGCCGGTTCTCGGGGTTGTCGAACTCGCCCGCCAGCCTCCCGTAGGCCTCAAGACGCCGCCGCCGGCCCTCCGGAGTGAGGTCCGGGATGCGACCGTCTTCCGGGTGCGTGAGGAGCGAGCTTCGGGGCTCGCCGTTGAACACCGCGACCCGGTCGCCCGCGTCGATCCAGAAGTAGTTGTAGCCGCCCACGCCGCCGGCCGCTCCCGTGGACCCGTCGCCTCCCACCGGGGGGGCCTCGCGGTCCGGGTCGCTGGGCGCGTTGCGGTCGTCGATGAATTCCTGGCGCCGCCCCTCGCGGACCGCGACCTCCTCCGCCGTGAGCACGAGCGCCTCGCCCTCCGGGCGCTGCAGCGGCGTCATCGTCCCGTTCGTCCAGTCGCCCTGCAGATCGGGGTGCCCCTCTGCGGTGCGCGGGGCGATCCACCCATCCCCGTCTGCCTCGTGGCCGCCGCCGGCCCCGTCGCAGGCGGAGAACGCGACGGCGCCGAGCAGGGCGCCGAGGGACAGCACGCCGGGGCGTCCCCGCGGGCACGGGCGACGATTTGCGGACCTCATCGGCGCTGACGCGGGGTTTGCCACGGGCCGCCCGGCTACCGGATGGGGT
This genomic interval carries:
- a CDS encoding DUF6152 family protein → MRKLPLYLLAGGVALAAAAPLIAHHAFGAEFDRNAPIRLRGAVVRLEWVNPHTWIHLEVETDAGSEVWMVEGGTPNTLLRRGLQRDCLAPGTELIVDGYQAKDHSLKRANGRDVTFTDGSKFFMGSSGAGAPPGGAPRPNDPAYDANPCQPPPGWEGEVVEVTSRSILEEHE